The nucleotide sequence GACACGCTGCCCGCCGGACGTTGAACCCTTAACGCATGAGCTGGCGCTGTCCGCGATGCGGTCGCAGCTTTCGCCGGGCGAATCAACGCCACGCATGCGGCACGGGCAAGGCGACCGATTTGCTTAAGAACCGGCCGGCAACTCTGGTGCAACTCTACCGAAGACTCGAGGCGACGATACGCGGCTTCGGCGACGTGGAGGTCGTGACGCGCGATCGCTACGCGCTCTTCCGCACGACGCGCATCTTTGCCGACCTCACGGTCATAGGGGATGCTTTGCGCGTCGTGATCCACCTCGCCCGAAAGGCGGACGGACCGGCTTTCATCAAGATCGGGAGGGACGGCAAGCGGGTGTCGCACGTCGCCCTCGTCCAAACGCCCTCCGAGCTGCGGGGAATCGTGCCCTTCCTCCGCGAGGCGTTCGCCCTCGCGAAGAGTGAAGAGCGCGCCAAATCGAACCCTTTGCAAGCGACAAAAAACGCATAGCCTATAGCCTATTAAGCGCGCGAGGAGGGAGCGCCGAGTTCCCGAACTCGGAACGCTATGGCGCCGCGCGTTATAGGCATGGTCGTCCTTCTCGGCGTTCTCATTTTCATCAACTATATCGACCGCGGAAACTTATCGACGGCCGCGCCGCTGATCAAGACCGAGCTGAACATCTCGGCGACGCAGCTCGGATTTCTCCTGACCGCCTTCTTCATTACCTACATGCCGGTCCAGCCGTTCGTAGGTTGGCTCGTCGACCGGTTGGGCGCGAGCCGCGTTCTCGTGGCCGGCTTTCTTCTCTGGTCGCTCGCCACGGTGCTGAGCGGGCTCGCCGGCGGATTCGCGGCGCTGTTCGCTTGCCGCTTATTGCTGGGCGCCGGCGAGTCGGTCACTTTTCCCGCCATCTCGCATTCGTTGGCCGAGAACGTCGGCGAAACACAGCGCGGCTTTGCAAACGGCATCGTCATGTCGGGGATATCGTTTGGTCCGGCGTTCGGCATCTTCTTCGGCGGATTGGTGATCGCGGCGTACGGGTGGCGTTCGTTCTTCATCTGGTTCGGTGTTCTCAGCTTGCTGTGGGTCGTCGCCTGGCTCGCAATCGCGCAAAAGGGCTCGCGGCCCAGCGCCTCGGCACCTCCGGTGCAGTCGCCGCCGATCGAGCTCCTGTTACGTGAACCGTCCCTCTGGGGCGCGTCCGCCGGTGCCTTCTGCTCAAATTACCTGCTCTATTTT is from Candidatus Binatia bacterium and encodes:
- a CDS encoding DUF5655 domain-containing protein; the protein is MSWRCPRCGRSFRRANQRHACGTGKATDLLKNRPATLVQLYRRLEATIRGFGDVEVVTRDRYALFRTTRIFADLTVIGDALRVVIHLARKADGPAFIKIGRDGKRVSHVALVQTPSELRGIVPFLREAFALAKSEERAKSNPLQATKNA
- a CDS encoding MFS transporter, encoding MVVLLGVLIFINYIDRGNLSTAAPLIKTELNISATQLGFLLTAFFITYMPVQPFVGWLVDRLGASRVLVAGFLLWSLATVLSGLAGGFAALFACRLLLGAGESVTFPAISHSLAENVGETQRGFANGIVMSGISFGPAFGIFFGGLVIAAYGWRSFFIWFGVLSLLWVVAWLAIAQKGSRPSASAPPVQSPPIELLLREPSLWGASAGAFCSNYLLYFLLTWIPYYLVHERHWTLPQMARIGGTTFLLMGITMVCSGWIADRFIRNGATPTVVRKTVFGIGAVVAAVSLLGEAHSSNLASVGWLFGVGVGSGFLHANNFVIGQTIAGPEAAGRWAGIQNTLSNISGVIAPSLTGILVDRTGSFVLPFTIAAVLSILSGSAWIFLVGTIEPIDWPDRLAARLRPIPG